In a single window of the Phycisphaerae bacterium genome:
- a CDS encoding DUF3795 domain-containing protein, which yields MRRAEVGPCGNICGGCPDFRVLKKGDDAFRRQVAANLTQEVGRPVSPEEVGCEGCWGGIHNALAASLECRIRQCADGKGFATCAECGDFP from the coding sequence ATGCGCAGAGCGGAAGTCGGACCATGCGGGAATATCTGTGGCGGTTGCCCGGATTTTCGGGTACTCAAGAAAGGCGACGACGCCTTTCGCCGACAGGTCGCCGCGAACCTCACCCAGGAGGTCGGACGGCCCGTATCGCCCGAGGAAGTGGGATGCGAGGGCTGCTGGGGCGGTATTCACAACGCATTGGCGGCGTCCCTGGAATGCCGGATACGACAGTGTGCGGACGGCAAAGGCTTCGCCACCTGCGCCGAGTGCGGCGATTTCCCC